The genomic interval TAAAGTCATGTTATGAGCACAAGGCATCCAATTGCCTCTTATCTCGAAGAAACTAGTCAGGCCACAGTCAACAAAGAAGATGTAAGAGTTATTAAAGTCATGTTATGAGCACAAGGCGGGAGATTGCCTCTTTTCCAGAGAAAGCTCTCAGGGCACTGTGAAAAAAGTTATTATCTATttattatctatttatttattattatcttttttcaggaaaacattttttacgGCCTACACGCTCATATATCGCGCGACCCCCGGCAAAAGCTTGTTCGTAATAGACACTTGTCGCACTAAAACAAACGTAAAATGCAATATAATGCATGCTGTAAAAATGTGCAGTTTTAGCAAAAGCCCCAAACCCtgtcaaaagagaaaaaaagatacaaaTAATGATTCAATAATAATGagatattttgatatttgatATATGCATTTCCTATAAAATAGGAACAGAGATCATTTCCATCGCTCTTTAATCTTTGCTGTGTCATTTTAATATATCGTCTTGGATCGTAGTGATGCCGATATTGATTATTTCCAATCTAAATATAAAGAGCAAAAGAAGCGACAGGAAAccagaagaaaagaaatgaaagTGTTAAGCATGACTTTTCCATGCCAGGTTTAGTGTTATTTACATAATGTATCAAGGATCAAGGACTATCGACCACAAAGCACTTTTGCTGTCATTGAATTgccataataaaaaaagaataaataacaCCACTAACGTCATTAACCAAAGTGTTTTTGGTCGTAGAGCTATCATTTGATGTTTCTTAAAGACACTTTTTCAATGGAAAAATTGTAAACGTTactatgtattttttattgacgGAACGTTGTTGTTTTATGTCGCAGGAAAGAACACTTTGCTGACGCTTCACGTGCGTGCCCTGGTACGGCATGTTACGGAACACGACAAGCATTGGGAAGGCTCTGGTGGGTATGTCAGTCATCTAGGTATCTAGCCAATCACTGTACACGTACGGCATGTTACCGAACACGACAAGCACTGGGAAGGCTCTGGTAGGTATGTCAGTCATCTAGGTATCTAGCCAATCACTGTACACGTACGGCATGTTACCGAATACGACAAGCACTGGGAAGGCTCTGGGAGGTATGTCAGTCATCTAGGTATCTAGCCAATCACTGTACACGTACGGCATGTTACCGAACACGACAAGCACTTGGAAGGCTCTGGTGGGTATGTCAGTCATCTAGGCATCTAGCCAATTACTGTACACGTACGGCATGTTACCGAACACGACAATCATTGGGAAGGCTCTGGTGGGTATGTCAGTCATCTAGGTATCTAGCCAATCACTGTACACGTATCTAGCCAATCACTGTACACGTATCTAGCCAATCACTGTACACGTATCTAGCCAATCACTGTACACGTATCTAGCCAATCACTGTACACGTACGGCATGTTACCGAACACGACAAGCATTGGGAAGGCTCTGGTGGGTATGTCAGTCATCTAGGTATCTAGCCAATCACTGTACACGTATTGAGCTAGACGACCACTGTCCACTACCAGCCAATCACTGAACTTGTACTTAAAAGTCATTAACCGTCCCCCAATTCTTTTTTGCACGTGGATTAGTAACAAACTGATAAGTATCAAGGCATTTCAAAGTACATTTCCTTATAGTGTTGGCGTCTTGTCAATTAGAACTTTACCTGCACTCCACTTGCTATGACATCTCAAACCCCAACTCTGTAATAGATGTTAACTGACTTAGCAACAATTAATAATGTACGCCTGTACGCTACTGTCAGCGCTATAATTTGGGTTTCAAATATGCCAGACTTAAGTATTGATAAATTCATTTACGTCTAGATGTCGACAGTGGTAGTTACGACACTCAAAGCCTCCCTACCACTCCTGAACTGAAAAGATCTACAAAGATGCAGGACCAGAAGCCGTCCACACCAGAACGCCTAAGACGGGAGGACAAGACCAGATCTCTGGATAGGGTATGGCCAAATAGGGAAAGGGTATGAATATGGATTTGTCAGAGTCGAGTACCAGTTTTGGTTAACCATATTCATTTCTTTGGTtaacgaacacgactatttgggtatTTGATTGAGTCAATACCGTAACAAACAACTAATGTCTCTTGCTGTAAGAGATGCAATGCTACAGAGGCGGCCACTATAAAGATGCCATAATAAAGATACAATAATACAGCAGGCCCgaacccaggatttttcttgggggggggggggggtgtcgCGTGTGGTCCGTAATATTTCCAGGGGGGTCGGTTCTCTCTGATAAACatctgaccacccccaaaaaaacaaagagggatttttttatgcctttgcagcatccccacgggacgtttatttgtctgatttggctacataccatagtgttctagcttatgatttgtAGTTtagtctacaaatagcacgtctattgagaaccgaaagtggaccttcggccgttgtgcaccccacccccccacccctgggtacgggcctgtaatAAAGGTACCATAATAGAGGTTTCACTGTAGCTCCTTAGATGTTCAAACTCATTCTGTTTTCACAGTCACCAAAAAAGAATAACATCTGCAAAGAGCTCAAGTTTGAGTCATCAAGTAAGTTGCATAATTCAGTCCCTAGTTCTTCATATATTTCGAATaggaatcaaaacaaaaaaacaattctaatcatcttttttatcttttcacaGCTTCGTCTCTCGGACGACCCTTCGGAAACAACTCGGCATCCCTTCCACGAGCTGATGTGGAACCGATTATACGGGCCGACTGCACGAATTTCCCACCTCCAAACTCTAGTAAGCTCGAGGTAAATTAGCCGTGGATAAGACTCGTGTATGGTTGATCGTTCTGATAGTTGAGTTACAGGAATAAAAGCATCCAGGACATATTTCCTCGCGAAGGGAAAGGTTTTGACACATCAGAAATGCTATTAAACGTCCTAGAAAATAGATTTGCATTTGTTCCAAGGACATGGGGAGAAAATAGCCTCCAACTTAGCAAATACAAGGAATGACTTAAGCTTGCTCACCGGGCCCACTCCCCTCTCCTTTCGTGCCCAGACTCCCAGTACTTTCCACTGAAAGTACTCGACGAGCTTCCTGCCGCACAGTCTAAGTGCCCCCATAAATGACAATAGAACCCGAGATGGCTgacaaaaatgttttcttgactCAACAGGAGAAGCTCCGTCTGTCAGAATCTGAGAAAAATGACGCCGAGCAGAGATGTAAGCGGCTGATGCAGGCCATGGCCACGGCTGCTGAGGTGAGGAACCGgaaattcgttttcattctttGTAAAGTTTTGCATTAAACCAATAAAAGAAGAAGTATATGATCCATAATGGGTGATCCAGGGGTCCAGGGCCTCCATATCCCCTCCTCCCTTCTGTTTATAAATTGGTACCCCCTTTATTGGGTCGGCACCATCATTAAAGTTTGCAAACTGTAACGTAAATACAAAACAACAGCGGTTGATTCGATATCATAAGTCCGCTGGTGTTTCCCCGGTGATTTTACGTTGGTTTTGGTTGGCCACGCGCGGAAAAAAACCCTTACCAACTCGCGATAAATATGCCAAATAAAGAGACGGGACCCGCGACTGAGCCCATCGCTACTAAACACAGGCCACCCAAAGAGTCGGCGCCCAATTCTAAACTCGTTTGATTTGTGGGTTAGTCTTTGAAATGTTACAGTATGCAccatcaattataatttcaGTTAAGGTTTCACCCGCGAATCAATGTATAGTACCCCGCAGTGGATTACGGGTAAcatataaatggctgaatcctcgTCTTTGAACGCCATGTAAACGTTTAGAGTTACATAAACAAGATTGCTAAAGCTTGCTAAACCTGTGTTTGTTTCAatttacgcttattttttaaatttatttgatacccataaaGCACCGCGGATTACGACACATAGCttctccgagtgcaaccttattcgAAATAGGCGAATATGTTATGTAATAGCATATGAATAACGCGAAAGCACTAACTATAGATAGTTTTCCGCCAAAAGGTTCTAGTTCCTCgtgacagtgctgaaaaacgcaagactagttccagtctCCATTccattgttttgaaatggcggctttttaccggcgaactgtcacattttggcgaatgctaagaaaactagactcTTTATGACTtcctcattatcacacaaatctgtcatcttttgtacagtatggttttaatgctgtacagttagtcaaatcagcgactgaagtcagcctttcgtaccttttctcgaacgtttcaacactacgattgtgcttgttttctccagagcacgcgcatgcgcatacgttattcagcactgtcgttCCTCGTATGCTTGTGTGCACGTGACTCACcatttgcattgtttttgaCGTCACTAGACACATGACCAAGAGGTTGCTAGGTTACAGCAGGAAATTGACAAGCTGAAGGAAAAAATGGAGATCGCAATCAAAAGGGTAAGCAACCAGCATAGCAGGCACGCAAGACGCAAAAACAATGACATGTTGTTATCTTTACAACGTTTTTCACGCCTACCACGTGTGGGGTTCCTAAGAGTACAATGTTATGTATCCTATGTATCCGAATCGCacagacagagcaaaaaaaaatggcaagtttccccaaaataaggtctggttatcTTCGGTAAACTTGAATTTTtgcctagaggttccttatgttatttaaaacaacatatcaaaaagtatttttttattggatacttcttcgagatatgaggctttaagtgcaattttcaaatgtccCTGAATTATAaggttagaaatattttatttgcagAGTTCAATATTCAACATAAATTGGCCCAAATTCCAAATTGGGAAttgattttgtttatttttataaagaaatcaCTGACAaagtatatatagtatatataaagagtataaaaaagtatatataggGATATAAGCcctgaagtgcaattttcaaatgttcaaagtatgaattctcctcatTTTTGGGAAGAaatcgggctctgatcagaaattaagccaactttgctcgctaatatctaaatttcatatcctctaatttttttttaaaatttggaatttagcttttggtcagaggaactccttgtatgcggaatcttgagcttatatattaagaattggaaaatttcatgccatttttttcctcTGTCAATCGTACATTCACTTTTGTTATCGAGATTTCTGTGCGTTTAGTGCGCTTTGATAAAATCTGATTTTAAGGTATAATGCCGTCTCCTGTCTCctaaagccctgtgcaaaccCCTCCAACAGTAGCCAAAGGATAAGCTGATAAATGTTGTGATTTtgattgattattttttcagTGTGAAGCGACCTACGCTAACAAGATATCGAAGATTCGTCAAGAGGCGGATGCCGCTGTACACGAGGTACACTGAAGGCTCACTACTGAACATTTTTTCGAGGCGAAAAGAGTTGAAACGTGAAACACACGAATGACATGAAAACCTCGATCAACATGGAAGAGCTGAAAGACATATTAGGCGAATGATTGCTATGTGTAAGCGAAATGGAGTAAATTCATGCGAATCATTTGTTACTCGCTTCAACTCCCTCGCTTACTCCCATATACGCCTATTTCTAAAAAATGTCAGCGCTAACGGCAAATACCAAATGTCAAACGGCAGTTCTACCACAGAAAAGAGCTATACTAATTATTAATAAGAATAAAGGTGATATTTAATTATAATGTCAAAAACATACGTTGATGACCTTTAattggaagcacgggtggcctagtgtgttagcgcgtcggcctctcaccgctgtggcccaggttcgaatcctggctcaaactagggatttttccgggttcctgccttgaatcgaatttgtcacaagtgagttgaagttattctcccgtgtttccagtcttctcggataaggacactaaaccggaggtcccgtctcttcaagctgcactacattaacctgaaccgaagggacgtaaaagaaccactggggacgcaataaaccctctggcagtgaccacccccagtgacagtgcttactaaccgagggccatatgttagaaaactgtatattcggttaaatatgctaccctcgataaacaaagattacaaagacaaaGATTACAATGGATtatgtataaaaatatattccatGGTTAAATTTGTAGAGCTTCCATTGGCCGATCACCATTTGCCCTTTGAGCTAATCCCTTAGGCATATATGTATTACTCAAAGCCTTGTATGACACAAATCATTCGTTTTTTACCAAAAACGGTAGCTGCGAAATTATGATATCAGTTAGTTGCAATAACTCTACTGAATCTGTATTCCAGACACTGTAAGGAAATATGACTCGGTGTAGAGTTttagagttttattttttaatcagGCAAACGAGAACGCAttacaagcgaagaaagatcTCAACGATGTTTTACATCTTCAAAGTACCTACAGACTGACCTGGGTCCCAGATGAGGTGCGGATGGGGACGATTAATTCAATGCTGATAATATGATGATTTTTATTGTTACATAACGATTTTGATAaagttgatgataatggtggtgatgatgatgattatcaggaaaataaataaacacagtgTTGAAATGATATGTTAAAAGCCTATTAGTTTCGCTGACTTCTCTAACATTAGCCCTTAGTCAAAAgggattgtgatgatgatgatgatgatgatggtagagtggttgtgattgtgttgtggtgattacgatgatgatgatgatggtaatgatgatgatgatgatgatgatggtggtgatgatgatgatgatcatggtaGAGTGGTTGTGATTGTATTGTGGTGATTACGCTAATTTGAACGATAATCATGGCGTCTTAAGCGCTTCTCATGACTTATGCCTGATGCAAACTAGTGACaacgacataatgacataggcgcgtgcacccttacgttcatatgttcaagtgtgaatggttcgacattttgacagaagcccaacataacgacatgaacataacgacatccgagaaaaaacatgttttttcttttatgtcattatgtccatgtcgttatgtcgggcttaaaagaatgcgcgcgcccatgttgttatgtcgttatgtcgctagtgtacACTAGGCATTACCATTGATAATGTTTTGCAATATTTCTTAGCTTGTCGCCAACTGTTCAAATCCGAAGTGTCGTGCTCCATTTACACAGGTAATAAATTACACGTGCTAGAAATGCTGCAAGTACAATGCAGTCCTCAAACAAGTCGCCGTCTATAACAGCAGTCTTACTATATAATCTTACTGCATCGTCTTACTGCATCGTCTGACTACATAGTCTGACTACAGTCTGACTAAAGATTCCCTCCTACATAGTCATACTACATATCTCACATATACATTCGGcacgatgacgtcatgtaTTGTTTCAGACCCGTCGTCGCCATCACTGCCGGTGTTGCGGTCGGGTTTTCTGTCACAACTGCACCGACCAATCAGCAGAGTAAGTCAacttgttttgttattatcgAACTTATCTGATTTACAGTAACACAGAAAGGTTTTTGCAGTTATAATACCTATGTCGCACGGAGGCAGTTATATGACTCGAagttgtttttctcttctttttccGCCAACACTCTGGTAATTTTAGTTCTACTAAAATACTGTTATAGTAAATATTTGAGTGTGAGGCTTAGAAATGTCTCTTATTGCAGGTTGTCCGTGTTTGGCTACAACCAGCCGGTGCGCATGTGCAACCCGTGTTACGCCCTCGTCGACGATATGTTCACATCGGAGACGGAAAACAGCACGTAACGACACTTTGCGTGACATCTGGGGTCTAAATCAGACAGCGTGACAAAGCTAAACTAGCGTGACCTTACGTGACATCAAAGGACGAAATCAGACAGCCTAAGATAGCTAAACTAGCGTGACCTTATGTGACATCTGGGGTGGAAATCAGACTGCGTAACATAGATATACTGGCATTACTTTATGTGGCATGCGGGGGTCGAAATTAGACAGCGTGACATGGCTAAACTAGCGTGACCTTATGTGACATCCGGGGTCGAAATGTAACACGGAAGGCAGCATTGCGTGACACCTAGTGCACAACAATTGCAATCGTTGTTGCACTCCTCAAGACGACACGTTTAAACTTGAGCGAATCAGACAGCGTGACATGGCAATACTAGCTTGGCACTATTGACATCCGGTGGTCCGAATGTAACACAGAATATTACGATTGTGTGACTACTAGTGCGCAAGTggaattttttcttttactcTTGAAGACGGCGCATGTTCGTCGACCGAATCAGACAGCGTGACATAGCGATATATCGTGGAACTATTGATATCGGAGGCTCCGAATGTAACTCAGGATAGAAGGATTGTGTGACTTTCGGTGCGCAAGCAAAATCTCAGTTGCTCCCTTGAAGACGACACCCTTAAACTGTAACGAGTCAGACAGCGTGACATTTCGATACTAGCGTCACACATACGTCACATATAGTGTTGCCTTTGTTTGTAGCATTAAGTGTTGCGTGACGTGTAATTTAAAGCAGTGGTTCCAGCAACCTTATGTCCGAAGATCTAGCGCTGTCTTTCTTCGTACCTTTGCGGATCACCTGCAAAGAACCCATGGTGTGCGAGCATGCAAGCAACCCATTCGTCAATGATATGTCTGCCTTGAATCCAGAAAACACATAGCGACGCTCTTAAAGcctcattgtcaccagtttacttccggtcgattacgtaacaatatccgatgatttttaacggaaaacgcgaaaaatatttcaaaatattaaaagcagtgtgtttattggaagtttctttgaggatgtgattgataatttagagcggatggcctgtttaatatttcggattttaatagagttttttgtcttttaacggttgaggtttccgtcggacctccggaagtaaactggtgacaatgcggctttaagggcCGTATTGGaagggagggtggggacgATACAGAGACGTAAAGAaaagggggcacagccacgcccctgaTCAATCATAgagatatttttatatatattgtgCCCTGGTGCACAATATACATCAGACAAACAAAGATTGTTATAGCAGATTATCAGCCAAACAAGGAATCTCTGCAAGTTAGCAGTGAAAGACATTTAGGGGTGAAAGCTTTTtgtaatattatatatatatatatatttttaattgagTCGTCGGTGATGATGTAAGAAGCAAGGGGAGAACGAAGTACTAGGACTATATGATATAGATATCCAAGAGCCAGGGAGACAGACCCTTCCAACGAGACCAAGTCAACATTTTACATACATATCTGAATGACTGATTGATAGAAGAGAAATGTGGAATATTATGAAATGAATGAAATATAAATTGAGAGATGGACTGTTTTCATTCGCCTGAGCTATCCGAAGCAGCAGTGGGCTCTTAAGCCCCATCTACACtaacaatttttagttgacaactatttgttggcatctacactaacaatttttagttgacaactatttgttggcatctacactaacaatttttcaTGTGTGACCATTTTTAATTGCCGAGAAAAAGCAAACCTGCTAGCTTTTGAGCAACTATAATTGCCACACAAAAATGCCGACT from Nematostella vectensis chromosome 14, jaNemVect1.1, whole genome shotgun sequence carries:
- the LOC5510293 gene encoding ankyrin repeat and KH domain-containing protein mask, translating into MESSNISIDEDAKQCSDCSKSFKACQCKACTKCGSIFRRYFGTTLVKGRSHCRVCCAAVCATCHMVVQNRFKICTRCHIRQKEEEIDTQKALTAIDHAKSGRSDSSTSQISSEYVFINVAASVSLTPEQRKEALFESAKKGDHYAMITLLNAKADVNTKDASRNTPLFYAAEGGHLPCVALLMERGASVTVVNDAGWTPLHALAWKGATDEHVECAEQLIQMGADVFALTSTQETAADLADRCGGKPELVKLLQAAEVDVAIKHLQRMIRKSSGKNTLLTLHVRALVRHVTEHDKHWEGSDVDSGSYDTQSLPTTPELKRSTKMQDQKPSTPERLRREDKTRSLDRSPKKNNICKELKFESSTSSLGRPFGNNSASLPRADVEPIIRADCTNFPPPNSSKLEEKLRLSESEKNDAEQRCKRLMQAMATAAETHDQEVARLQQEIDKLKEKMEIAIKRCEATYANKISKIRQEADAAVHEANENALQAKKDLNDVLHLQSTYRLTWVPDELVANCSNPKCRAPFTQTRRRHHCRCCGRVFCHNCTDQSAELSVFGYNQPVRMCNPCYALVDDMFTSETENST